A stretch of Primulina tabacum isolate GXHZ01 chromosome 13, ASM2559414v2, whole genome shotgun sequence DNA encodes these proteins:
- the LOC142522953 gene encoding glutaredoxin-C1-like: MHQNMRHYQKSSHDSCYHFSTLHHPAAAAGEDPLQRVVRLASGSAIVIFSVSTCCMCHALKRLFCGMGVNPTVFELDQDPGGKEIERALMLLLGGGSAVPVVFIGGKLVGAMDRVMASHINGTLVPLLKEAGALWL, from the coding sequence ATGCACCAAAACATGCGGCATTACCAGAAGTCGTCACACGACAGCTGCTACCACTTCTCCACATTACATCATCCAGCCGCGGCGGCGGGGGAGGACCCATTGCAGAGGGTGGTGCGGCTGGCCTCCGGCAGCGCCATCGTGATATTCAGCGTGAGCACTTGCTGCATGTGCCATGCACTGAAGAGGCTGTTCTGCGGGATGGGAGTCAACCCAACCGTCTTCGAGCTCGACCAAGATCCCGGAGGCAAAGAGATTGAGAGAGCCCTGATGCTACTGCTCGGCGGCGGCTCCGCAGTGCCCGTCGTCTTCATCGGCGGGAAACTCGTCGGCGCCATGGACAGAGTCATGGCGTCGCATATTAATGGCACTTTGGTTCCACTCCTCAAAGAAGCTGGGGCCCTCTGGCTTTGA
- the LOC142521999 gene encoding uncharacterized protein LOC142521999: protein MRASYPSTTEELSFSVNRTTDSNGMYKLELASFDCAVEFQYSFCVANLIGISSDSDCSVPAQTTTSATDIAHNNVCAYTLGALSYQPETINVTLCGGAKN from the coding sequence ATGAGGGCAAGTTATCCGAGCACAACCGAAGAGCTTTCGTTTTCTGTCAACAGAACAACAGACTCAAATGGAATGTACAAGTTGGAGTTAGCATCCTTTGATTGTGCAGTAGAGTTCCAGTACTCATTCTGTGTGGCGAACTTGATCGGAATCAGTTCGGATTCGGACTGCAGTGTTCCTGCCCAGACGACAACTTCCGCTACCGATATagcccataacaatgtctgcgCTTACACCTTAGGGGCTTTGAGTTATCAACCAGAAACAATAAACGTCACCTTGTGCGGTGGAGCAAAGAATTGA